In Allocoprobacillus halotolerans, a genomic segment contains:
- a CDS encoding LysR family transcriptional regulator has translation MNIQQLKCFVEVAKTLHFTKTAQNLFISQTAVTNHIKHLEETLGFDLFIRTKKNVHLTQKGEFF, from the coding sequence ATGAATATTCAACAATTAAAATGTTTTGTAGAAGTAGCAAAAACACTTCATTTTACAAAAACTGCTCAAAATCTTTTTATTTCTCAAACTGCTGTTACTAATCATATTAAACATTTAGAGGAAACTTTAGGATTTGATTTATTTATAAGAACAAAGAAAAATGTTCATTTAACACAAAAGGGAGAATTTTTTTAA
- a CDS encoding substrate-binding domain-containing protein: MLEVNQECYEMIHYLNHENIGELKLGYLKGIEHCIMIDHIQNFYKDHSHINVKLYRDSRQQIEDMLRNYQVDCILTSRVGDDLINFEDDWQYQRIYSYPFVVAMNKNHQLAKENYLHYFDVKNQTQVILDTNELHFISQDLDMILMHLAISQDTAILAQFTQDYYAYQKYLRYISLQDFPQRFHIYIIWHKNTMNDILHAFLQSIQKSL; this comes from the coding sequence ATGTTAGAAGTTAATCAAGAATGTTATGAAATGATTCATTATTTAAATCATGAAAACATTGGTGAATTAAAACTTGGTTATTTAAAAGGTATTGAACATTGTATTATGATTGATCACATTCAAAATTTTTATAAAGACCATTCTCATATCAATGTCAAGCTTTATCGTGATTCTCGTCAACAAATTGAAGATATGTTAAGAAACTATCAGGTAGATTGTATTTTGACTTCAAGAGTTGGTGATGATTTGATTAATTTTGAAGATGATTGGCAATATCAACGTATTTATTCTTATCCTTTTGTTGTAGCAATGAATAAAAATCATCAATTAGCTAAAGAAAATTATCTTCATTATTTTGATGTTAAAAATCAAACACAAGTCATTCTTGATACAAATGAATTACATTTTATAAGTCAAGATTTAGATATGATTTTAATGCATTTAGCTATCAGCCAAGATACAGCTATTCTTGCTCAATTTACACAAGATTATTATGCCTATCAAAAATATCTTCGTTATATTTCATTGCAAGATTTTCCTCAACGTTTTCATATTTATATTATCTGGCATAAAAATACTATGAATGATATTCTTCATGCTTTTTTACAAAGTATTCAAAAATCCCTCTAA
- a CDS encoding ATP-binding protein, with the protein MKKYDLKIRDLYLDKIKAFQDTEPVKVVTGIRRSGKSSLLKLMVNHLLESGISEEQIIEMNFESYVYRKMTADDFYHHVSQLIIPDKKMYLFFDELQRITGWEDVVNSFRVDFNCDIYITGSNAYLLSSQYSTYLSGRFVEIKILPLSFQEFIDFHGFTIKEVVNALGNKKKYVYDSKDERYQLKELFQAYMRYGGMPGIADVGLEQEKVLTLLDGIYSTVIVRDILERETLKSQRKITDSVLLRKIVMFLADNIGSNISISKIGNVLVNEGLLDDGRKTKPSSHTVQAYVNALLESYFFYEIKRFDIKGKEYLRTLGKFYIVDIGLRNYLLGYRDRDTGHALENVVYFELLRRGYDVAIGKVDQLEIDFIATKADDKLYVQVTESMMSEDVRKRELTPLEKINDNYEKIILSLDDIEVISYNGIKSYNIMDWLIE; encoded by the coding sequence ATGAAAAAATATGATTTAAAAATTAGAGATTTGTATCTAGATAAAATAAAAGCATTTCAAGACACAGAACCTGTAAAAGTTGTGACTGGAATACGTCGTAGTGGGAAATCGAGTCTACTTAAATTAATGGTCAATCATTTATTAGAATCTGGTATTAGTGAAGAACAGATTATAGAAATGAATTTTGAATCATATGTATATAGAAAAATGACAGCGGATGATTTTTATCATCATGTATCACAGTTGATTATACCGGATAAAAAAATGTATCTCTTTTTTGATGAACTCCAAAGAATTACTGGTTGGGAAGACGTTGTGAATTCCTTTCGTGTTGATTTTAACTGCGATATTTATATAACAGGTTCAAATGCCTATTTACTATCTTCTCAATATTCAACATACTTATCAGGAAGATTTGTAGAAATTAAAATATTACCACTCTCTTTTCAAGAATTTATTGATTTTCATGGTTTTACAATAAAAGAAGTCGTCAATGCATTGGGCAATAAAAAGAAATATGTTTATGACTCAAAAGATGAACGATATCAATTAAAAGAACTTTTTCAAGCTTATATGCGATATGGTGGTATGCCAGGAATTGCAGATGTTGGATTAGAACAAGAAAAAGTTTTGACCCTTTTAGATGGTATTTACTCAACGGTTATTGTAAGAGATATTTTAGAAAGAGAAACTTTAAAAAGTCAAAGAAAAATAACAGATTCAGTTTTGCTTAGAAAGATTGTTATGTTTCTTGCAGATAATATTGGAAGTAATATATCTATTTCAAAGATTGGAAATGTACTTGTTAATGAAGGACTATTGGATGATGGAAGAAAGACTAAACCAAGTAGCCACACTGTTCAAGCCTATGTTAATGCTTTATTGGAATCTTATTTTTTCTATGAAATCAAAAGATTTGATATTAAAGGAAAAGAATATTTGAGGACTTTAGGTAAGTTTTATATTGTTGATATTGGATTAAGAAATTATTTATTAGGTTATAGAGATAGAGATACAGGTCATGCTTTAGAAAATGTTGTTTATTTTGAATTATTAAGACGTGGTTATGATGTTGCGATAGGGAAAGTAGATCAATTAGAAATAGATTTTATTGCGACAAAAGCTGACGATAAATTATATGTACAAGTTACTGAATCCATGATGAGTGAAGATGTACGAAAAAGAGAATTAACACCTTTAGAAAAAATAAATGATAATTATGAAAAAATTATTTTGTCATTAGATGATATTGAAGTCATATCCTATAATGGTATCAAATCATATAATATTATGGATTGGTTAATAGAATAA
- the lysA gene encoding diaminopimelate decarboxylase translates to MVLQTQFAQIRDRSLYIDDVNAMDLVKKYGTPLYVMSEGHIRHQFEELKTKFLDKYNHVLPLFASKSFSCLEIYRIASEYGIGIDCVSAGEISIALKAGFDPHKIYFHGNNKLPSEIDYAIAHDVDHFVIDNFYEIELVEKIASQYDKTIYATVRVVPEIKAGGHGYIQTGHKDTKFGFSARNGIYLKAIQQIVDSTHIEFEGIHCHIGSQVFDLYAYISAMHRFVRFAYEIYDQLGVMVKAINAGGGYGIAYTKKDEPLEFETITSEIMNIIKDGYDRRGWDMPQVLVEPGRYVVGNAGITLYTVGSVKDIPDVRTYMSVDGGMTDNIRTALYDAQYDGIIVNKAYERRDTKVTVAGKICESADVVVKEIMLPYPEPGDIFAQFSTGAYHYSMSSNYNQIPKPAVVFTYKGKSKLVIKRQTFDDLIAFDVQEDYQ, encoded by the coding sequence ATGGTTTTACAAACACAATTTGCTCAAATAAGAGATCGTAGTTTATACATAGATGATGTTAATGCTATGGATTTAGTCAAAAAATATGGAACACCACTTTATGTCATGAGTGAAGGACATATTCGTCATCAATTTGAAGAATTAAAAACAAAATTTTTAGATAAATACAATCATGTCTTACCATTATTTGCATCTAAATCTTTTAGCTGTTTAGAAATCTATCGTATTGCTAGTGAATATGGAATTGGCATTGATTGTGTCAGTGCTGGAGAAATTTCAATTGCTTTAAAAGCTGGATTTGATCCACATAAAATTTATTTCCACGGAAATAATAAACTTCCATCTGAAATAGATTATGCGATTGCTCATGATGTTGATCATTTTGTGATTGATAACTTTTATGAAATTGAACTTGTTGAAAAGATAGCAAGTCAATATGATAAAACAATTTATGCAACAGTGAGAGTTGTACCAGAAATTAAGGCTGGGGGACATGGTTATATTCAAACGGGACATAAAGATACAAAGTTTGGATTTAGCGCAAGAAATGGTATTTATTTAAAGGCTATTCAACAGATTGTTGACTCAACACATATTGAATTTGAAGGTATTCATTGTCATATTGGTTCACAGGTTTTTGATTTATATGCTTACATTAGTGCTATGCATAGATTTGTGCGCTTTGCATATGAAATTTATGATCAATTAGGTGTTATGGTCAAAGCGATTAATGCTGGTGGTGGATATGGAATTGCTTATACAAAAAAAGATGAACCATTGGAATTTGAGACCATTACTTCAGAAATCATGAATATCATCAAAGATGGTTATGATCGTCGTGGTTGGGATATGCCACAAGTTTTGGTAGAACCAGGTAGATATGTGGTAGGAAATGCTGGTATTACATTATATACGGTCGGTTCAGTAAAAGACATTCCAGATGTGCGTACTTATATGAGTGTTGATGGTGGTATGACTGATAATATCAGAACAGCTTTATATGATGCCCAATATGATGGTATTATTGTCAATAAGGCATATGAACGTCGTGACACGAAAGTGACTGTGGCAGGAAAAATTTGCGAATCAGCAGATGTTGTTGTAAAAGAAATCATGTTGCCATATCCTGAACCTGGCGATATATTTGCACAATTTTCAACAGGTGCTTATCATTATTCGATGTCATCTAATTATAATCAAATCCCTAAACCAGCTGTTGTATTTACGTATAAGGGAAAAAGTAAATTAGTGATTAAAAGACAAACATTTGATGATTTGATTGCTTTTGATGTTCAAGAAGATTATCAATAA
- the dapB gene encoding 4-hydroxy-tetrahydrodipicolinate reductase: MNVLVYGFGLMGKKVAQAVRENEHMNLVGVVSPLFDAKIDEKMYTSLNEVDESVDAIIDFSHPDNLSDILKFGVKNHCALVLATTGYSQQQILHIEEASSQIPIFQSYNTSFGVSMLTKIVKEVAKEFYENGYDIEIIEKHHNQKIDAPSGTAKLLYDVIHEDIEETEEVYDRSTVHHKREKNEVGIQSVRAGTIFGEHSVIFAGHDEIIEVKHTALSKEVFVQGAISACLKIADKENGLFSLKNLY; this comes from the coding sequence ATGAATGTATTAGTTTATGGTTTTGGCTTAATGGGTAAAAAAGTTGCACAAGCAGTAAGAGAAAATGAACACATGAATTTAGTAGGTGTTGTTTCTCCTCTCTTTGATGCGAAAATTGACGAAAAGATGTATACATCTTTAAATGAAGTTGATGAATCAGTTGATGCAATCATTGATTTTTCACATCCTGATAATTTAAGTGATATTTTAAAATTTGGTGTTAAAAATCATTGTGCTTTGGTTCTTGCGACAACAGGATATTCACAACAACAAATCTTACATATTGAAGAAGCATCTTCACAAATTCCAATCTTTCAGTCATATAACACATCTTTTGGGGTATCTATGTTGACAAAGATTGTGAAAGAAGTTGCTAAAGAATTTTATGAAAATGGATATGATATTGAAATTATTGAAAAACATCATAATCAAAAGATTGATGCGCCTAGTGGAACGGCAAAACTTTTATATGATGTGATTCATGAGGATATTGAAGAAACAGAAGAAGTTTATGACCGATCAACAGTTCATCATAAGCGTGAAAAGAATGAAGTTGGGATTCAATCAGTCCGTGCTGGAACGATTTTTGGTGAACATAGTGTTATATTTGCGGGACATGATGAAATTATTGAAGTGAAACATACAGCTTTATCGAAAGAAGTTTTTGTACAAGGGGCTATTTCAGCATGTTTAAAGATTGCTGATAAAGAAAATGGATTATTTAGTTTAAAGAATTTATATTAA
- the dapA gene encoding 4-hydroxy-tetrahydrodipicolinate synthase, with product MEPIFEGSAVALVLPMLDDGSIDYEGFKRQVQRMIDGGVQALLVNGTTGETPTIHINEEFELTKIVMEMAKGTGVKVIAGAGSNDTETALKKAKFAKEVGADAILVVTPYYNKTSQRGLIDHYTYIADQVDIPMIIYNVPGRTGMNITVDTVVELAKHKNIKAMKDATDNIAYAMDVLTQTRDLDFDMYSGCDDNILPFMAAGGKGVISVLSNLYPRETEKFAQAILHGDMDLAKQMAYDLNDVSKYLFVDVNPIMPKAALKKMGVCGEMVRRPLIPTTEANKKLLFDAMERFEKKGY from the coding sequence ATGGAACCAATTTTTGAAGGAAGTGCAGTTGCATTAGTATTACCCATGTTAGATGATGGTAGTATTGATTATGAAGGATTTAAAAGACAAGTTCAAAGAATGATTGATGGAGGTGTACAGGCTCTTTTAGTGAATGGAACAACAGGAGAAACACCAACTATTCATATTAACGAAGAATTTGAATTAACAAAGATTGTGATGGAAATGGCAAAAGGAACAGGTGTCAAAGTGATTGCAGGGGCCGGATCAAATGATACAGAAACAGCATTAAAGAAAGCCAAGTTTGCTAAAGAAGTAGGAGCTGATGCGATTTTAGTCGTAACGCCATATTATAATAAAACAAGTCAAAGAGGTTTAATTGATCATTATACTTATATTGCAGATCAAGTCGATATTCCAATGATTATTTATAATGTACCAGGACGTACAGGAATGAATATTACAGTTGATACAGTTGTTGAACTTGCGAAACATAAGAATATTAAAGCAATGAAAGATGCAACTGATAATATTGCTTATGCAATGGATGTTTTAACACAAACAAGAGATTTAGATTTTGATATGTATAGTGGTTGTGATGATAATATTTTACCGTTTATGGCTGCAGGTGGAAAAGGTGTGATTTCTGTATTATCTAATCTTTATCCAAGAGAAACAGAAAAATTTGCTCAAGCGATTTTACATGGTGATATGGATTTAGCGAAACAAATGGCATATGATTTGAATGATGTCAGCAAGTATTTGTTTGTTGATGTCAATCCAATCATGCCTAAAGCTGCATTAAAGAAAATGGGTGTTTGTGGTGAAATGGTGAGACGTCCATTGATTCCAACGACTGAAGCCAATAAGAAGTTATTATTTGATGCAATGGAAAGATTTGAAAAGAAGGGTTATTAA
- a CDS encoding ACT domain-containing protein: protein MKLIESDRHIIQVKLMNVEKNSLFVGDIFQTISSKNVNIDMISEVLLEDEMRIDFTCSQDDQKNLDEALSIVRTKHPHIQIYQNRQVAKIKLESDAMKDEVGVAAIFFTVLGKHQIPLLQVTTSEVSISCVIPLEYIDLAMSEIKKEYK, encoded by the coding sequence ATGAAATTGATTGAATCTGATCGTCATATTATCCAAGTCAAATTGATGAATGTAGAAAAGAACTCATTATTTGTAGGTGATATTTTTCAAACAATTTCTTCAAAGAATGTCAATATTGATATGATTTCAGAAGTGCTTTTAGAAGATGAAATGCGTATTGATTTTACATGTAGTCAAGATGACCAAAAGAATTTAGATGAGGCTTTGTCAATAGTAAGAACAAAGCATCCCCATATACAAATTTATCAAAATAGACAAGTCGCAAAAATTAAACTTGAAAGTGATGCAATGAAAGATGAAGTGGGTGTTGCGGCAATCTTTTTTACAGTGTTAGGTAAACATCAAATACCATTACTTCAAGTTACAACATCAGAAGTATCTATTTCTTGTGTTATTCCATTGGAATATATTGATTTAGCGATGTCAGAAATTAAGAAAGAATATAAATAG
- a CDS encoding transposase, which yields MSYFTTDLYETKREIVNFSNKLSDSLDKPAAKFVMDMMFGLARSQSVLLSDIARALDENIKLNYTIDRLSNHLAQFDDEAMNQMKSNYNDMVIKHLSEDRIILLDNSEIIKKYGRKFEDLCMVRDASSLKDDIYPGYHVCEATALTQDQHHPISLYSHIYSTESEGFKSMNDETIKSIKYVKSLIPERCTFVCDRGYDANVFYDYFIDENHNADDFIIRLKENRTLLFKGKPKKVGEIAKRRKGKIKMNMYFSKEDSEVYVSHTRVELPSQKGRILNLVIVYGLSEEKPMMLLTNREIRNKRDVHKIVRAYMSRWRIEEKFRFKKNQYGFENIRVRTMKSINVLNTILMMHIGHITLLAEKVDKKLLVIKMIERSKSLKGKRYYWCYQISKGIQEILKYAQKGIKEFQNIREKQEYRQLQLKL from the coding sequence ATGAGTTATTTTACCACAGATCTATATGAAACGAAAAGAGAAATTGTCAATTTTTCTAATAAATTATCAGACAGTCTTGATAAACCTGCTGCCAAGTTTGTCATGGACATGATGTTTGGTCTTGCAAGAAGTCAAAGTGTTCTACTTAGCGATATTGCCAGAGCTCTTGATGAAAATATCAAGCTCAATTATACAATTGACAGATTATCCAATCATTTGGCTCAATTTGATGATGAAGCAATGAACCAAATGAAATCCAATTATAATGATATGGTTATCAAGCATCTTAGCGAAGACAGGATCATTTTACTTGATAACAGTGAAATCATCAAAAAATATGGAAGAAAATTTGAAGATCTTTGTATGGTCAGGGATGCTTCCTCACTTAAGGATGACATTTATCCTGGATACCATGTATGTGAGGCAACTGCCCTCACACAGGATCAACATCATCCAATATCTTTGTATAGCCATATCTATTCAACTGAAAGTGAAGGATTCAAGTCAATGAACGATGAAACAATAAAGAGCATAAAATATGTCAAATCTCTCATTCCTGAAAGATGTACATTTGTATGTGACAGAGGATATGATGCCAATGTATTTTATGATTACTTCATAGATGAAAATCATAATGCAGATGATTTCATCATCAGACTCAAAGAAAATAGAACATTATTGTTTAAAGGGAAGCCAAAGAAAGTAGGAGAAATCGCCAAAAGAAGAAAAGGCAAGATTAAGATGAACATGTATTTTTCTAAGGAAGACAGTGAAGTCTATGTATCACATACGAGAGTGGAACTGCCATCACAAAAGGGAAGGATATTAAATCTAGTCATTGTGTATGGATTAAGTGAAGAAAAACCGATGATGCTTTTAACGAATAGAGAGATCAGGAATAAAAGAGATGTGCATAAGATAGTGAGGGCATATATGTCAAGGTGGCGAATCGAGGAGAAATTCAGATTCAAAAAGAATCAGTATGGTTTTGAAAATATAAGAGTAAGGACAATGAAATCAATAAATGTATTGAATACGATATTGATGATGCATATAGGGCATATAACACTGTTGGCAGAGAAAGTAGACAAGAAATTACTAGTCATAAAGATGATAGAGAGAAGCAAATCGCTTAAAGGAAAGAGATATTACTGGTGCTATCAGATCAGTAAAGGGATACAGGAAATATTAAAATATGCACAAAAGGGAATCAAGGAGTTTCAAAATATAAGAGAGAAGCAGGAATACAGGCAGCTGCAACTGAAACTATAA
- a CDS encoding metallophosphoesterase: MMILFYTILSLFLIIAPFYYFLRIFKHMKKSSRYILYTLTIVSILTLLIKIFLKPSFDLWFYTVSFYILSCFLFCLCILIYRLWCHYFHHAFQKSIMPIFVLISLLVTGIGYYSHFDRQVTHYQISIEKDTTLKSLKLAFISDIHISSGTTPQDIQNLVKTLNQKDYDLICLGGDIFDESSSMNDIEQTLQILSTIHSQYGIFAIDGNHERYVSISTQELYQKYQITYLNENFVCIDGLFNIIGREDVSLRTSTSIETICQNMDMSLPTIVLDHNPLRYEENLKFADIQLSGHTHAGQVFPGSLITGLIYDNDYGVLIKNNKSLIVSSGYGSWGFPLRLMTQCEYVEVHVSF; encoded by the coding sequence ATGATGATTCTATTTTATACAATTTTATCTCTCTTTCTTATTATAGCACCTTTTTACTATTTTCTTCGTATATTTAAACATATGAAAAAAAGTTCGCGTTATATTCTCTATACATTAACAATTGTATCTATATTAACACTTCTTATAAAAATCTTTTTAAAACCATCTTTTGATTTATGGTTTTATACTGTTAGTTTTTATATTCTATCTTGTTTTCTATTTTGTTTATGTATACTCATTTATCGTTTATGGTGTCATTACTTTCATCATGCTTTTCAAAAATCAATAATGCCTATATTTGTATTAATTTCACTATTGGTTACAGGTATTGGTTATTATTCTCATTTTGATAGACAAGTCACTCATTATCAAATTTCTATTGAAAAAGATACAACATTAAAATCTTTAAAACTTGCTTTTATCAGTGATATTCATATAAGCAGTGGAACAACACCACAAGATATTCAAAATCTTGTCAAAACATTAAATCAAAAAGACTATGATCTCATATGTTTAGGTGGTGATATTTTTGATGAATCTTCTTCAATGAATGATATTGAACAAACTTTGCAAATTCTATCAACTATTCATAGTCAATATGGTATCTTTGCGATAGATGGTAATCATGAAAGATATGTATCAATATCTACTCAAGAACTTTATCAAAAATATCAAATCACATATTTAAATGAAAATTTTGTATGTATTGATGGTCTTTTTAATATAATAGGACGAGAAGATGTCAGTCTACGCACTTCTACTTCCATAGAAACAATCTGTCAAAATATGGATATGTCTTTACCAACCATTGTCTTAGATCATAATCCTTTACGATACGAAGAAAACCTTAAATTTGCTGATATACAGCTTTCAGGTCATACTCATGCTGGTCAAGTTTTTCCTGGTTCTTTGATTACTGGTTTGATTTATGATAATGACTACGGCGTACTTATAAAAAACAACAAATCTTTGATTGTTTCTAGTGGTTATGGGTCATGGGGATTTCCGCTACGATTAATGACACAATGTGAATACGTTGAAGTACATGTTTCATTTTGA
- a CDS encoding BglG family transcription antiterminator, which produces MVIELDSQYENRKEIIENIVKKVIQDNQIEMTEISFDNLIIHLSLCLSREMSGTYIPTSESQINHLKNHEYYQISKQIIEQLNDYFHIEIDENQVQYVTMYLANINLLDIDFNCEFDLYDDDTEEIINETINRIQNDLQLDLRKNKEFYTGMTLHFYPALDRLQNNHQLTDNPLKDKIQAQFQLEYKCAEIFNEIVEQHYHQKFNEHELAYIALHFGTALKK; this is translated from the coding sequence ATGGTTATAGAATTAGATAGTCAATATGAAAACAGAAAAGAAATCATTGAAAACATTGTAAAAAAAGTTATTCAAGACAATCAAATTGAAATGACTGAGATTTCTTTTGATAACTTAATTATTCATCTCTCTTTATGTCTTTCTAGAGAAATGAGTGGAACTTATATTCCAACAAGTGAAAGTCAAATCAATCATTTAAAGAATCATGAATATTATCAAATTTCTAAGCAAATCATTGAACAATTAAATGATTATTTCCATATTGAGATTGATGAAAATCAAGTGCAATATGTAACTATGTATTTAGCAAACATCAATCTTTTAGATATTGATTTTAACTGTGAATTTGATTTATATGATGATGATACAGAAGAAATCATTAATGAAACAATTAATCGCATTCAAAATGATCTTCAGTTAGATTTAAGAAAAAATAAAGAGTTCTATACAGGAATGACTTTACATTTTTATCCTGCTTTAGATCGTTTACAAAACAATCATCAATTAACTGACAATCCATTAAAAGATAAGATTCAGGCTCAATTCCAATTAGAATATAAATGTGCTGAGATTTTTAATGAAATTGTTGAACAACATTATCATCAAAAATTTAATGAACATGAATTAGCCTATATTGCTTTACATTTTGGAACAGCTTTAAAGAAATAG
- a CDS encoding Rpn family recombination-promoting nuclease/putative transposase: MKDLKVDDVIRDFFRNPEHFADMMNAILYGGQDVIKPDELQRMDTSEIFVGNYISRERRRDVIMLWKGKDSQAILALEAQDQVDFTMVSRTLLYDALTYNMQDKEYKSYKIMPVVSLVLFHGEGRWTAATSLVERMDIPESLKGMPNDWKMKIVDIKDLDYHLLKNEDNRNIVKTVNQIWRKEKEDFKGMEVSKTAARVIAILTERYDILEQVKGEEETMAMWSFWKDIEQEGKKKVKCKY, translated from the coding sequence ATGAAAGATTTGAAAGTTGATGATGTCATTAGAGATTTCTTCAGAAATCCTGAACACTTTGCTGATATGATGAACGCTATTCTCTATGGCGGTCAAGATGTCATTAAGCCTGATGAACTTCAAAGAATGGATACAAGTGAAATCTTTGTAGGCAATTATATTTCCAGGGAAAGAAGACGTGATGTCATCATGTTGTGGAAAGGAAAGGATTCACAGGCTATCTTGGCATTGGAAGCACAGGATCAGGTTGATTTTACAATGGTGTCAAGAACACTTCTCTATGATGCATTAACCTACAACATGCAGGATAAGGAGTACAAGAGCTACAAGATCATGCCAGTTGTCAGCCTCGTATTGTTTCATGGCGAAGGAAGATGGACAGCAGCCACGTCACTGGTAGAAAGAATGGATATTCCTGAAAGCTTGAAGGGGATGCCAAATGACTGGAAGATGAAGATTGTAGACATCAAGGATTTGGACTATCACCTACTCAAAAATGAGGATAATCGCAATATCGTCAAAACAGTTAATCAGATATGGAGAAAAGAGAAAGAAGATTTCAAAGGGATGGAAGTCTCAAAGACAGCCGCAAGGGTGATAGCGATACTTACGGAAAGATATGATATTTTAGAACAAGTGAAAGGAGAAGAAGAGACTATGGCAATGTGGTCATTTTGGAAAGACATTGAGCAGGAAGGAAAAAAGAAGGTAAAATGCAAATACTAA
- a CDS encoding MATE family efflux transporter, producing the protein MSKSYEIDMCHGPLLKQIIVFSVPLMLSGILQLLFNAADIIVVGRFTGSEALAAVGSTSSLINLLVNLFIGISVGANVLFGRFCGAHDEENASETVHTAICTAIYGGIFMIFVGNILAGPLLQLMGTPADVIDLSTLYMRIYFIGMPGFMIYNFGAALLRTVGDTKRPLYYLTFAGIINVIFNLIFVIVFHLGVAGVAISTMMSECISAILVLRCLIHAEGVLKLSKDQLHFHKDKLIKMLKIGLPAGLQGMVFNISNVLIQSSVNSFGSIIVAGNTSAGNIEGFVYTAMNSIYQTSLSFTSQNMGARNYQRVNQILVRCLAVVTIIGFVLGFGAYLLGDVLLAIYSTDPQVITSGMVRLSLVSTTYFLCGIMDVIVGSLRGMGYSIMPMLVSLTGACLFRIIWIFTIFQIHHTLFILYISYPISWLLTLSVHLICYLKVRKYAFV; encoded by the coding sequence ATGAGTAAAAGTTATGAAATTGATATGTGTCATGGGCCATTATTAAAACAAATTATTGTTTTTTCAGTACCTTTAATGTTATCGGGGATATTACAGTTATTATTTAATGCTGCGGATATTATTGTTGTGGGAAGATTTACCGGAAGTGAAGCTTTAGCAGCAGTAGGTTCAACAAGTTCTTTGATTAACTTATTGGTTAATTTATTTATAGGAATATCAGTAGGAGCGAATGTTTTATTTGGAAGATTTTGTGGTGCACATGATGAAGAAAATGCATCAGAAACTGTTCACACAGCTATTTGTACAGCCATTTATGGTGGTATTTTTATGATATTTGTAGGTAATATTTTAGCTGGTCCTTTATTACAACTTATGGGAACACCAGCTGATGTGATTGATTTGTCAACATTGTATATGCGTATTTATTTTATAGGTATGCCTGGTTTTATGATTTATAATTTTGGAGCTGCTTTATTAAGAACAGTTGGAGATACTAAAAGACCTCTTTATTATTTAACTTTTGCAGGTATTATTAATGTTATTTTTAATTTGATATTTGTTATTGTATTTCATTTAGGTGTTGCTGGAGTGGCTATTTCTACAATGATGTCAGAATGTATATCAGCCATTCTTGTTTTAAGATGCTTAATTCATGCTGAGGGAGTTTTAAAACTATCAAAAGATCAATTACATTTTCATAAAGATAAATTGATAAAAATGTTGAAAATTGGATTGCCTGCAGGATTACAGGGGATGGTTTTTAATATTTCTAATGTTTTAATACAATCATCAGTCAATTCTTTTGGATCTATTATTGTGGCAGGAAATACTTCTGCAGGTAATATTGAAGGATTTGTTTATACAGCGATGAATTCTATTTATCAAACATCTTTAAGTTTTACAAGTCAAAATATGGGAGCAAGAAATTATCAAAGAGTTAATCAAATTCTTGTCAGATGTCTAGCTGTTGTTACAATTATTGGATTTGTTTTAGGATTTGGTGCTTATTTATTAGGAGATGTTTTGCTTGCTATTTATTCAACAGATCCACAAGTTATAACATCAGGAATGGTTCGTTTAAGTCTTGTCAGTACAACGTATTTTCTATGTGGAATCATGGATGTCATTGTAGGAAGTTTAAGAGGAATGGGTTATTCAATTATGCCAATGCTTGTATCTTTAACAGGAGCTTGTTTATTTAGAATTATATGGATATTTACAATCTTCCAGATACATCATACACTCTTTATTCTTTATATCTCTTATCCAATATCTTGGTTACTCACACTAAGTGTTCATTTGATTTGTTATTTGAAAGTTCGTAAATATGCATTTGTATAA